The following coding sequences are from one Comamonas koreensis window:
- a CDS encoding histidine kinase dimerization/phospho-acceptor domain-containing protein, producing MAAKPQRLPQLRTRLLVWILAALVVVWASFVYWAYQTGIEEADELTDGHLAGVAALVLNIPSNAQTPPGLPTERVPLPGLHAHDYQQSMSLQVWSAEGDLVLNVGSAPHLHFADGRSGFFDAQLGPKHEVWRTFTQWNTEHTRKVAVLVNLQERDDLADDIAGQMILPGLWLLPVVTLVLGLTIRAGLKPLTQLSRDVEQLEPEQGQRLSTGHNWQEFRAVTLAFNRLLDRNDEAMERERTLANQVAHELRTPLASISLHAQSLQGGLDPAQQAQAVQRLHADALRAGHVLNQILALARSSRVALTQQAAPVDLAQLARTVGAEYAQAAWRRGGSVAVELPEQLWVKGHAVLLEVAVRNLVENALRHTPEGTQIEVQGGSDGGQCWLQVCDDGGRLQEKAVPEPVDSLQLGHQIVQRIMALHGGTFEQLEALAPYTTCYRLSMPLAQMA from the coding sequence CTGGCGGCCAAGCCCCAGCGCCTGCCCCAGCTGCGCACCCGGCTGCTGGTCTGGATTCTGGCGGCGCTGGTCGTCGTCTGGGCCAGTTTTGTCTACTGGGCCTACCAGACCGGTATTGAAGAGGCCGATGAGCTGACCGACGGGCACCTGGCCGGCGTTGCTGCGCTGGTGCTCAATATCCCCTCCAACGCGCAGACCCCGCCGGGCCTGCCGACCGAGCGCGTGCCGCTGCCGGGGCTGCATGCGCATGACTACCAGCAGTCGATGAGCCTGCAGGTCTGGAGCGCCGAGGGCGACCTGGTGCTCAATGTCGGCAGTGCGCCGCACCTGCATTTTGCCGATGGGCGCAGTGGCTTTTTTGATGCGCAGCTAGGCCCCAAACACGAGGTCTGGCGCACCTTCACGCAGTGGAACACCGAGCACACGCGCAAGGTCGCTGTGCTGGTCAACCTGCAAGAGCGCGATGACCTGGCCGATGACATTGCCGGGCAGATGATTCTGCCCGGGCTGTGGCTGCTGCCGGTGGTCACCCTGGTGCTGGGGCTGACGATCCGCGCCGGCCTCAAACCCCTGACCCAGCTCTCGCGCGATGTCGAGCAGCTCGAGCCCGAGCAGGGCCAGCGCCTGTCTACCGGCCACAACTGGCAGGAGTTCCGGGCGGTGACCCTGGCGTTCAACCGCCTGCTGGACCGCAATGATGAGGCGATGGAGCGCGAGCGCACCTTGGCCAACCAGGTGGCGCATGAGCTGCGCACGCCGCTGGCCTCGATCAGCTTGCATGCGCAGTCGCTGCAAGGCGGGCTCGACCCCGCCCAGCAGGCCCAGGCGGTGCAGCGCCTGCATGCCGACGCGCTGCGCGCTGGCCATGTGCTCAACCAGATTCTGGCCTTGGCCCGCAGCAGCCGTGTGGCGCTGACCCAGCAGGCCGCGCCGGTGGACCTGGCGCAGCTGGCGCGCACGGTGGGGGCCGAATACGCCCAGGCGGCCTGGCGGCGCGGGGGCAGTGTGGCGGTGGAGCTGCCCGAGCAACTGTGGGTGAAAGGCCACGCCGTGCTGCTGGAGGTGGCCGTGCGCAATTTGGTCGAGAACGCGCTGCGCCACACCCCCGAGGGCACGCAGATCGAGGTGCAGGGCGGCAGCGATGGTGGGCAGTGCTGGCTGCAGGTCTGTGATGATGGCGGCCGCCTGCAGGAGAAGGCCGTGCCCGAGCCAGTGGACAGCCTGCAGCTGGGCCACCAGATTGTGCAGCGCATCATGGCTTTGCACGGGGGCACTTTCGAGCAGCTAGAGGCGCTGGCACCCTATACCACTTGCTACCGCCTCAGTATGCCTCTCGCCCAGATGGCCTGA
- a CDS encoding response regulator transcription factor, with translation MRILMVEDDAGIAEGLKANLQQRGHAVDWCPSLAEAWRALTAEGFDVVLLDLGLPDGDGSRLLQQLRNAPPPTGLRKTLPDPATPVIVLTARDGVHDRIENLDLGADDYLSKPFDAEELQARLRALLRRAAGRANPLIHYRDLVLDPALHQVRLGGEGVELSPRAYTILLILLQAHGRVLSRQQLEEKLYSFDASVESNAVEVHIHHLRKKLGADYILTMRGVGYFMPQDQAS, from the coding sequence ATGCGCATACTGATGGTGGAAGACGATGCCGGCATTGCAGAGGGCCTCAAAGCCAATCTGCAGCAGCGCGGCCATGCGGTGGACTGGTGCCCCAGCCTGGCCGAGGCCTGGCGCGCGCTGACGGCCGAGGGCTTTGATGTGGTGCTGCTGGACCTGGGCCTGCCCGATGGCGATGGCTCGCGCTTGTTGCAGCAGCTGCGCAATGCCCCGCCCCCCACCGGCCTGCGCAAGACCCTGCCCGATCCGGCCACGCCGGTCATCGTGCTGACCGCCCGCGACGGCGTGCATGACCGCATTGAAAACCTGGACCTGGGCGCCGACGACTACCTCTCCAAGCCCTTTGATGCCGAAGAGCTGCAGGCCCGGCTGCGTGCGCTGCTGCGCCGCGCGGCGGGCCGCGCCAATCCGCTGATCCACTACCGCGACCTGGTGCTGGACCCGGCCTTGCACCAGGTGCGCCTGGGGGGCGAAGGGGTCGAGCTCTCACCCCGGGCCTACACCATCTTGCTGATCCTGCTGCAGGCCCATGGCCGGGTGCTGTCGCGTCAGCAGTTGGAGGAAAAGCTCTACAGCTTTGATGCCTCGGTCGAGAGCAATGCGGTGGAGGTGCATATCCACCACCTGCGCAAAAAGCTCGGCGCCGACTACATCCTGACCATGCGCGGCGTGGGCTACTTCATGCCCCAGGACCAGGCATCGTGA
- a CDS encoding imelysin family protein has translation MSQRLVRRSVLGMALGLGLGAVAGVAAPAFAQTAAAKASKLDARAVAVGYSELVYANYSDSLASARDMQKAIAALLAAPSKETLEAARKSWLDAREFYGQTEAFRFYGGPIDDENGPEGQINAWPMDESYVDYVEGKSNSGFINDPKFKITKANLAKQNERGGEENIATGWHAIEFLLWGQDLSDTGPGERSFEDYVDGKRANADRRRLYLKVVTELLIDDLAGVTKAWAPGQKNYRAQFDKGGVESVRKIIIGLGSLSRGELAGERMEVPLNSQDQEDEHSCFSDNTHRDMVANATGIQNVWLGQYKRRDGTTLKVASLAELVAAKNAELSGKTSAQIASTVKATEGIQAPFDREIIGGADAPGRKRIQAAVDSATEQSKLLVQAANAIGITKLTLVQP, from the coding sequence ATGTCGCAACGACTAGTACGCCGTTCGGTGTTGGGGATGGCCTTGGGCCTGGGTTTGGGCGCAGTCGCGGGTGTGGCTGCACCGGCATTTGCACAGACGGCGGCCGCCAAGGCCAGCAAGCTGGACGCCCGTGCGGTGGCGGTGGGCTACAGCGAATTGGTCTACGCCAACTACAGCGACAGCCTCGCATCGGCACGCGACATGCAAAAGGCCATCGCCGCCTTGCTCGCGGCCCCCTCCAAGGAGACGCTGGAAGCCGCGCGCAAAAGCTGGCTCGACGCGCGTGAGTTCTACGGCCAGACGGAAGCCTTCCGCTTCTACGGCGGCCCGATCGACGACGAGAACGGCCCCGAAGGCCAGATCAATGCCTGGCCGATGGACGAGTCCTATGTGGACTATGTCGAGGGCAAGTCCAATTCCGGCTTTATCAACGACCCCAAGTTCAAGATCACCAAGGCCAACCTGGCCAAGCAAAACGAGCGCGGTGGCGAGGAAAACATTGCCACTGGCTGGCATGCGATCGAGTTCCTGCTCTGGGGCCAGGACCTGTCCGACACCGGCCCTGGCGAGCGCTCGTTTGAAGACTATGTGGATGGCAAGCGCGCCAACGCCGACCGCCGCCGGCTCTACCTGAAGGTCGTGACCGAGCTGCTGATCGACGACCTGGCAGGCGTCACCAAGGCCTGGGCACCGGGCCAGAAGAACTACCGCGCCCAGTTCGACAAGGGTGGTGTGGAATCGGTGCGCAAGATCATCATCGGCCTGGGTTCGCTCTCGCGCGGCGAGCTGGCCGGCGAGCGCATGGAAGTGCCGCTGAACTCGCAGGACCAGGAAGACGAGCATTCCTGCTTCTCCGACAACACCCACCGCGACATGGTCGCCAATGCCACTGGCATCCAGAACGTCTGGCTGGGCCAGTACAAGCGCCGCGATGGCACGACCTTGAAGGTGGCCTCGCTGGCCGAGCTGGTGGCGGCCAAGAACGCTGAGCTCTCGGGCAAGACCAGTGCGCAGATTGCCAGCACGGTCAAGGCGACCGAAGGCATCCAGGCACCGTTTGACCGCGAAATCATTGGCGGCGCCGACGCCCCTGGCCGCAAGCGCATCCAGGCGGCGGTGGACAGCGCCACCGAGCAGTCCAAGCTGCTGGTGCAGGCGGCCAATGCCATCGGCATTACCAAGCTGACCCTGGTCCAGCCCTGA
- the gorA gene encoding glutathione-disulfide reductase, with amino-acid sequence MQTSHSWDLDLVVIGGGSGGVRAARMAAARGAKVAVVESKAMGGTCVNVGCIPKKLYSYAAGYAEAFAEARGYGWQMPQAIALDWQALKAARAQEISRLNGIYEGLMRNANVERIAGQGRLADAHTVVVSADGADVRTLTAAHILIATGGTPVRPDLPGSAHVIVSDEMFDLAELPRRLVVVGGGYIGCEMASIFHGLGVQVSLLHRGDQILRGFDDEVRSFVAEELRKSGVDLRLKTEVKEITCDAASGERTLTLADGSELKADQVLYATGRKANVSGLGLEALGIALDKSGAIVVDAQLATAQPSVHALGDVVGRMELTPVALAEAMAWVDHLWGPEAGKAARVMDYDNIPTAVFTHPQIGTVGLTEAQARERHGAVRIYRSDFKPLRHTLSGRSERCLVKLVVDDASDKVLGLHVVGADAAEITQGFAVAIKAGATKALFDQTIGIHPTMAEELVTLREVSRM; translated from the coding sequence ATGCAGACAAGCCATTCCTGGGATCTGGATCTGGTGGTGATTGGCGGCGGATCGGGGGGGGTGCGGGCAGCCCGCATGGCGGCAGCACGGGGCGCCAAGGTGGCGGTGGTGGAGTCCAAGGCCATGGGTGGCACTTGCGTCAACGTCGGCTGCATCCCCAAAAAACTCTACAGCTATGCCGCTGGCTATGCCGAGGCCTTTGCAGAGGCGCGCGGTTACGGCTGGCAAATGCCCCAGGCGATTGCGCTGGACTGGCAGGCGCTCAAAGCAGCGCGCGCGCAGGAGATCTCCCGGCTCAATGGCATCTACGAGGGCCTGATGCGCAACGCGAATGTGGAGCGCATTGCCGGCCAGGGGCGGCTCGCCGATGCCCACACCGTGGTGGTCTCTGCCGATGGCGCCGATGTGCGCACCTTGACCGCGGCCCATATCCTGATCGCCACCGGCGGCACGCCGGTGCGCCCCGATCTGCCGGGCAGCGCGCATGTGATCGTCTCGGACGAGATGTTTGACCTGGCCGAGCTGCCGCGCCGGCTGGTGGTCGTGGGCGGCGGCTATATCGGCTGCGAGATGGCCAGCATCTTCCATGGCCTGGGCGTGCAGGTGAGCCTGCTGCACCGGGGTGACCAGATCCTGCGCGGCTTTGACGACGAGGTGCGCAGCTTTGTCGCCGAAGAGCTTCGCAAGAGCGGCGTGGACCTGCGCCTGAAGACCGAAGTGAAAGAGATCACCTGCGATGCAGCCAGCGGCGAGCGCACATTGACCCTGGCCGATGGGTCGGAGCTGAAGGCCGATCAGGTGCTGTATGCCACGGGCCGCAAGGCCAACGTCAGCGGCCTGGGGCTGGAGGCGCTGGGCATTGCGCTGGACAAAAGCGGCGCCATCGTCGTCGATGCGCAGCTGGCCACTGCCCAGCCCAGCGTGCATGCGCTGGGCGATGTAGTGGGGCGCATGGAGCTGACGCCAGTGGCCCTGGCCGAAGCGATGGCCTGGGTAGACCACCTCTGGGGCCCCGAGGCCGGCAAGGCCGCGCGCGTGATGGACTACGACAACATCCCCACGGCGGTGTTCACCCATCCACAGATCGGCACCGTGGGCCTGACCGAGGCCCAGGCCCGTGAGCGCCATGGGGCGGTGCGCATCTACCGCAGTGATTTCAAACCGCTGCGCCACACCTTGTCGGGCCGCAGCGAGCGCTGCCTGGTCAAGCTGGTCGTGGATGACGCCAGCGACAAGGTGCTGGGCCTGCATGTCGTGGGCGCCGATGCGGCCGAGATCACCCAGGGCTTTGCGGTGGCGATCAAAGCTGGTGCCACCAAGGCGCTGTTTGACCAGACGATTGGCATCCATCCGACGATGGCCGAAGAGCTGGTCACCTTGCGCGAAGTAAGCCGCATGTAA
- a CDS encoding imelysin family protein, with protein sequence MGSSAPLAQAADTPMPYYTAAQALQSLYGQHLPARAAAFTQAANAQDQALASFCAGPAAAAKTAAAELRGQWQRSHTAWLQLSTPSVGPLVERRSLRQIDFTPIRTALITRAVKKGPQSAADMELVGTPAKGFGALDWLLSQGLQPASPECAFALQVAKAISAEAQSLQAAFEPLRSKTWSVEGSESEPDDAASPGAKETGAAIEEWVNQWLGGLERLRWAQMEKPVKVVEGSNKAPAFARIAMADNWREWQTQWQALHAQALLTPAQRQQPPVPGKDLISIEALLLSKGHIALAQRWRDAIGVVDAAMPAPGKTPAKEGPQANTEILALATKLKGITALYQAEVAPALDIPLGFSDSDGD encoded by the coding sequence ATGGGCAGTTCTGCCCCGTTGGCGCAGGCGGCCGACACCCCCATGCCGTACTACACGGCTGCCCAGGCGCTGCAAAGCCTGTATGGCCAGCACCTGCCTGCCCGTGCGGCGGCGTTTACCCAGGCCGCCAATGCGCAGGACCAGGCGCTCGCCAGCTTCTGCGCCGGGCCGGCGGCGGCTGCCAAAACCGCAGCGGCGGAGTTGCGCGGCCAGTGGCAGCGCAGCCATACCGCCTGGCTGCAGTTGTCCACGCCCAGCGTGGGGCCCCTGGTGGAGCGCCGCTCGCTGCGGCAGATTGATTTCACGCCGATCCGCACGGCGCTGATCACCCGCGCCGTCAAAAAAGGCCCGCAAAGCGCTGCCGACATGGAGCTGGTGGGCACGCCCGCCAAGGGCTTTGGTGCGCTGGACTGGCTGCTGAGCCAGGGCCTGCAGCCAGCCAGCCCGGAATGCGCCTTTGCGCTGCAGGTGGCCAAAGCGATCAGCGCCGAGGCCCAAAGCCTGCAGGCCGCGTTCGAGCCCCTGCGCAGCAAGACCTGGAGCGTCGAAGGCTCGGAGAGCGAGCCCGACGATGCAGCCAGCCCCGGGGCCAAGGAGACGGGCGCGGCGATCGAGGAATGGGTCAACCAGTGGCTGGGCGGGCTGGAGCGCCTGCGCTGGGCGCAGATGGAAAAGCCGGTCAAGGTGGTCGAGGGCAGCAACAAGGCGCCCGCCTTTGCCCGCATCGCGATGGCCGACAACTGGCGCGAGTGGCAGACCCAGTGGCAGGCGCTGCATGCCCAGGCCTTGCTCACCCCCGCGCAGCGCCAGCAGCCCCCGGTGCCCGGCAAGGATCTGATCTCCATCGAAGCGCTGCTGCTCAGCAAGGGCCATATCGCCCTGGCCCAGCGCTGGCGCGACGCGATTGGCGTGGTCGATGCTGCGATGCCGGCCCCTGGCAAGACGCCTGCCAAGGAAGGGCCACAGGCCAACACCGAGATCCTCGCGCTCGCCACCAAGCTCAAGGGCATCACGGCGCTCTACCAGGCCGAGGTGGCGCCGGCGCTCGATATTCCGCTGGGCTTTAGCGACAGCGATGGCGACTGA
- a CDS encoding phosphatase PAP2 family protein has translation MPSCLPASLADTRAPLYNRRWLLATVLSFVLIALWDAGGQDLALAHLWGTAQGFALRDDHFLVTYMHQGMRNLGWVVVLALSLGVWMPFGLLRKLPTARRVQLLVSILAALAVVAILKRSSATSCPWDLSVFGGVAEYVSHWRWGVHDGGAGRCFPAGHAAAGFSFVGGYFALARDTPRAARWWLAVALVMGLLLGLGQQMRGAHYMSHTLWTAWLCWTAGLAIDMGMARRQRSA, from the coding sequence ATGCCTTCCTGCCTCCCTGCCTCGTTAGCCGATACACGCGCCCCCTTGTACAACCGCCGCTGGCTGCTGGCCACGGTACTCAGTTTTGTGCTGATCGCCCTGTGGGATGCCGGAGGCCAGGACCTGGCGCTGGCCCACCTCTGGGGCACGGCCCAGGGCTTTGCGCTGCGCGACGACCATTTTCTGGTCACCTATATGCACCAGGGCATGCGCAACCTGGGCTGGGTGGTCGTGCTGGCCTTGAGCCTGGGCGTCTGGATGCCCTTTGGCCTGCTGCGCAAGCTGCCTACCGCCAGGCGGGTGCAGCTGCTCGTCAGCATTCTGGCGGCTCTTGCGGTAGTGGCCATCCTCAAGCGCAGCAGCGCCACCAGCTGCCCCTGGGACCTGTCGGTCTTTGGCGGCGTGGCCGAGTATGTGTCGCACTGGCGCTGGGGGGTACATGATGGCGGCGCTGGTCGCTGCTTTCCGGCCGGCCATGCGGCGGCCGGTTTTTCCTTTGTCGGCGGCTATTTTGCGCTGGCGCGCGACACACCGCGCGCCGCGCGCTGGTGGCTGGCGGTGGCGCTGGTGATGGGCCTGCTGCTGGGCCTGGGCCAGCAGATGCGCGGCGCCCACTATATGAGCCACACCTTGTGGACCGCCTGGCTGTGCTGGACGGCCGGCCTGGCCATCGACATGGGCATGGCGCGCCGGCAGCGCAGCGCCTAA
- a CDS encoding DUF1513 domain-containing protein: MTDAALLSTSLPRRALLRGLGASAMGALGLAELSFAKDAGSTPGVTRLAAVWRDGASAMAQDWAGVLEVLPQSGGGHAWRIAARTELPTRGHGVQTLPGGQLVFAARRPGDWLLRWQPKTGALQWAWMQEDRCFNGHVALAGPATAQAWQAQAGAGGSGMLFTTETDLEDSQGCIGLRDATSLEKLAEWRSHGMDPHELLVLPAALGKLPAGTLVVANGGIPTQSETGRSKKWLDSMDPSLVALHPFDGRLLGQWKLPDPRLSIRHLAWDAARQRLGIALQAEHEDARRQSAPIFAVWDGQRLQLAQDQPPLAGYGGSVECAPLAQGGFVVSCPKSDCMAWFDAQARYLGSSPQGDVCPVALDGARLWAGGGHGVTERSSRSREQAVAALDTVTGLMFDNHWRLVG; encoded by the coding sequence ATGACCGACGCTGCGCTGTTGTCCACATCCCTGCCCCGGCGAGCGCTGCTGCGCGGGCTGGGTGCCTCGGCGATGGGCGCGCTGGGCCTGGCCGAACTGTCTTTTGCCAAAGACGCGGGCAGCACGCCGGGCGTCACCCGGCTGGCGGCAGTCTGGCGCGATGGCGCCAGTGCGATGGCGCAGGACTGGGCCGGTGTGCTCGAAGTGCTGCCGCAAAGCGGCGGCGGCCATGCCTGGCGCATTGCTGCGCGCACCGAGCTGCCCACCCGTGGCCATGGCGTGCAAACACTGCCCGGTGGTCAGCTGGTCTTTGCCGCCCGCCGGCCCGGGGATTGGCTGCTGCGCTGGCAGCCCAAAACAGGAGCGCTGCAATGGGCCTGGATGCAGGAGGACCGCTGCTTTAACGGCCATGTGGCACTGGCGGGCCCCGCGACGGCGCAGGCCTGGCAGGCCCAAGCGGGCGCCGGCGGTAGCGGGATGCTGTTCACCACCGAAACCGATCTGGAAGACAGCCAGGGCTGCATAGGCCTGCGCGATGCCACGAGCCTGGAGAAGCTGGCCGAATGGCGCAGCCATGGCATGGACCCGCATGAGCTGCTGGTGCTGCCCGCCGCGCTGGGCAAGCTGCCGGCCGGGACCCTGGTCGTTGCCAATGGCGGCATCCCCACGCAAAGCGAGACGGGCCGCAGCAAGAAATGGCTGGACAGCATGGACCCGTCGCTGGTCGCGCTGCACCCCTTTGACGGCCGCCTGCTGGGCCAGTGGAAGCTGCCCGACCCGCGCCTGTCGATCCGCCACCTGGCCTGGGATGCCGCGCGCCAGCGTCTGGGCATTGCGCTGCAGGCCGAGCATGAGGATGCACGGCGCCAAAGCGCCCCCATCTTCGCCGTCTGGGATGGCCAGCGCCTGCAGCTGGCGCAAGACCAGCCGCCGCTGGCCGGCTACGGCGGCAGCGTGGAATGCGCGCCGCTGGCGCAAGGCGGCTTTGTGGTGAGCTGCCCCAAGTCCGATTGCATGGCCTGGTTTGATGCCCAGGCGCGCTACCTGGGCAGCAGCCCTCAGGGCGATGTCTGCCCTGTGGCACTCGATGGCGCGCGGCTATGGGCCGGCGGCGGCCATGGGGTGACCGAGCGCAGCAGCCGCAGCCGCGAGCAAGCGGTGGCTGCGCTGGATACGGTGACCGGACTGATGTTTGACAACCACTGGCGCTTGGTGGGCTAA
- the fba gene encoding class II fructose-bisphosphate aldolase (catalyzes the reversible aldol condensation of dihydroxyacetonephosphate and glyceraldehyde 3-phosphate in the Calvin cycle, glycolysis, and/or gluconeogenesis), producing MPLISMREMLDHAAENGYGIPAFNVNNLEQVQAVMSAADEVGAPVILQASAGARKYAGEPFIKHLIQAAAEMYPHIPLVMHQDHGTTPEICQGALNLGFGSVMMDGSLMSDGKTPSSFDYNVDVTQKVVAMAHQIGATVEGELGCLGNLETGEAGEEDGIGAEGKLDHSQMLTDPEEAALFVKATQLDALAIAIGTSHGAYKFSRKPTGDILAISRVKEIHARIPNTHLVMHGSSSVPQELLAIINQYGGKMKETYGVPVEEIQEAIKYGVRKINIDTDIRLAMTGAVRKFLAENPDKFDAREWLKPAREAAKQVCKARYIEFGCEGQGGKIKGYSLEQMAKKYSAGDLAQLVK from the coding sequence ATGCCTTTGATCTCGATGCGCGAAATGCTCGACCATGCTGCCGAAAATGGCTACGGCATCCCTGCCTTTAACGTCAACAACCTGGAACAAGTCCAGGCCGTGATGTCGGCGGCAGACGAAGTCGGCGCGCCCGTGATCCTGCAGGCCAGCGCCGGCGCGCGCAAGTACGCCGGTGAGCCCTTCATCAAGCACCTGATCCAGGCCGCCGCCGAGATGTACCCGCACATCCCGCTGGTGATGCACCAGGACCACGGCACCACGCCCGAGATCTGCCAGGGCGCGCTGAACCTGGGCTTTGGCTCGGTGATGATGGACGGCTCGCTGATGAGCGACGGCAAGACCCCCTCGTCCTTTGACTACAACGTCGATGTGACCCAGAAGGTCGTTGCGATGGCCCACCAGATCGGTGCCACCGTCGAAGGCGAACTGGGCTGCCTGGGCAACCTGGAAACCGGTGAAGCTGGAGAAGAAGACGGCATTGGCGCCGAAGGCAAGCTGGACCACAGTCAGATGCTGACCGACCCCGAAGAAGCAGCCCTGTTCGTCAAGGCCACGCAACTGGACGCGCTGGCGATCGCCATCGGCACCAGCCATGGCGCCTACAAGTTCAGCCGCAAGCCCACGGGCGACATCCTGGCGATCTCTCGTGTCAAGGAAATCCATGCCCGCATCCCCAACACCCACCTGGTGATGCATGGCTCCTCGTCCGTGCCCCAGGAACTGCTGGCCATCATCAACCAGTACGGCGGCAAGATGAAGGAAACCTACGGCGTGCCCGTCGAAGAGATCCAGGAAGCCATCAAGTACGGCGTGCGCAAGATCAATATCGACACCGACATCCGCCTGGCGATGACCGGCGCGGTGCGCAAGTTCCTAGCCGAGAACCCCGACAAGTTCGACGCCCGCGAATGGCTCAAGCCCGCCCGTGAAGCCGCCAAGCAAGTGTGCAAGGCCCGCTACATCGAGTTTGGCTGCGAAGGCCAGGGCGGCAAGATCAAGGGCTACAGCCTGGAGCAAATGGCCAAGAAGTACAGCGCTGGCGACCTGGCCCAACTGGTCAAGTAA